A single window of Drosophila suzukii chromosome 3, CBGP_Dsuzu_IsoJpt1.0, whole genome shotgun sequence DNA harbors:
- the LOC108007389 gene encoding solute carrier family 23 member 2 translates to MIMELNNVTVEDGVDASKSHTQVPNTPPSNEKPKPQLLYAINDNPPWYLSIFLAFQHYLTMIGAIVSIPFILTPALCMSDEDANRGIIISTMIFVTGIVTYFQATWGVRLPIVQGGTISFLVPTLAILALPQWKCPEQSEMDAMDEVERQELWQVRMRELSGAIAVSAMVQVILGYTGLVGKILKYVTPLTIVPTVSLVGLTLFEHAADTASKHWGIAVGTTGMLTLFSQIMSNVPVPILAYRKGHGMEVRQFQLFRLFPVLLTIMIMWGLCGILTATDVFPPGHPSRTDVRLNVLTSAKWFYVPYPGQFGWPSVTLSGVLGMLAGVLACTVESLSYYPTVSQMSGAHSPPLHAINRGIGTEGLGTVLAGLWGAGNGTNTFGENVGAIGVTKIGSRRVIQWAALIMVLQGVIGKFGAIFILIPDSVVGGIFCVMFGMIIAFGLSTLQYVDLRSARNLYILGLSIFFPMVLCRWMQKHPGAIETGNKTVDSTLSVLLGTTILVGGVLGCFLDNVIPGTPAERGLIEWANEMPLGDDNVNDGTATDYDFPFGMDAIRRWKWTYYIPFMPTYKLQKQS, encoded by the exons ATGATCATGGAGCTGAATAATGTTACCGTCGAGGACGGC GTTGATGCGTCCAAGTCCCACACTCAAGTTCCCAACACGCCTCCCAGTAATGAGAAACCCAAGCCGCAACTGCTTTACGCCATCAACGACAATCCCCCATGGTACCTGAGCATCTTCCTCGCATTCCAGCACTACCTGACCATGATTGGGGCCATCGTTTCCATACCATTCATTCTGACGCCGGCGTTGTGCATGTCGGATGAGGACGCCAACCGAGGCATCATCATCTCCACCATGATCTTCGTCACGGGCATTGTCACCTACTTCCAGGCCACGTGGGGCGTCCGGTTGCCCATTGTGCAGGGGGGCACCATTTCGTTCTTGGTCCCCACCTTGGCCATTTTGGCCCTGCCGCAGTGGAAGTGTCCGGAGCAATCGGAGATGGATGCCATGGACGAGGTGGAGCGCCAGGAATTATGGCAGGTGCGAATGCGGGAGCTATCCGGCGCCATTGCCGTGTCCGCGATGGTTCAGGTTATCCTGGGCTACACAGGTCTGGTGGGAAAGATCCTCAAGTACGTGACTCCGTTGACAATTGTACCCACTGTATCGCTCGTGGGTCTTACGCTCTTCGAGCACGCGGCTGATACGGCTTCGAAGCACTGGGGAATTGCCGTTGG AACCACTGGAATGCTGACGCTCTTCTCGCAAATAATGTCGAATGTTCCCGTGCCAATATTGGCATACCGCAAGGGTCACGGAATGGAGGTGCGCCAGTTCCAGCTCTTCCGTCTCTTCCCCGTCCTGCTGACCATCATGATAATGTGGGGCCTGTGCGGCATTCTGACGGCCACCGATGTCTTCCCTCCAGGACACCCTTCTCGCACGGATGTCCGTCTGAATGTGCTGACCAGTGCCAAGTGGTTCTACGTACCATATCCGGGACAGTTTGGTTGGCCCTCGGTGACGCTCTCCGGCGTGCTGGGCATGTTGGCCGGAGTACTGGCCTGCACGGTGGAATCGCTCAGCTATTATCCCACAGTGTCCCAGATGTCCGGGGCTCATTCACCGCCACTTCATGCCATCAATCGTGGTATCGGAACCGAGGGATTAGGCACAGTGCTCGCCGGACTCTGGGGAGCTGGCAATGGAACCAATACCTTTGGGGAGAACGTGGGCGCTATCGGGGTCACCAAG ATTGGATCACGTCGTGTCATCCAGTGGGCTGCTTTAATAATGGTGCTCCAGGGAGTGATTGGCAAGTTTGGAGCCATCTTCATCCTCATTCCCGACTCGGTGGTTGGCGGGATCTTCTGCGTAATGTTCGGCATGATTATAGCATTTGGGCTGTCGACGCTGCAGTATGTAGATCTGCGATCTGCAAGGAATCTCTATATCCTGGGACTATCCATATTTTTCCCGATGGTCTTGTGCCGCTGGATGCAGAAGCATCCCGGGGCTATTGAGACCGGAAACAAGACAGTGGACTCTACCCTATCGGTGCTGCTGGGCACTACGATTTTGGTGGGAGGAGTCCTGGGTTGCTTCCTGGACAATGTAATACCAGGCACTCCGGCGGAGCGGGGCCTGATCGAATGGGCGAATGAGATGCCCCTGGGCGATGATAATGTCAATGACGGCACGGCCACGGACTATGATTTCCCATTCGGCATGGATGCAATTCGCCGCTGGAAGTGGACCTACTACATCCCCTTTATGCCCACCTACAAGCTTCAGAAGCAAAGCTGA